A genome region from Triticum aestivum cultivar Chinese Spring chromosome 2B, IWGSC CS RefSeq v2.1, whole genome shotgun sequence includes the following:
- the LOC123047300 gene encoding uncharacterized protein isoform X2 produces the protein MRVAVVGGGVSGLAAAHELLLAASGGGGVRVTLYEEEDRLGGCAARTVAVDDGAGGCVHLDLGFMAFNQVTYPQMMERLEGLGVEMERSDMSFSVSTQLKDSGRGCEWGNGNGISGLLAQKTNILKPSFWRMVREIIKFKNDALTYLEDHEHSPDLNRNETLGQFIQSHGYSLSFQEDYLIPVCTGMWSCSPQDVLSLSAFFVLSFCRNNDLLQLFRHTQLPTVKPRSQSYVNKVKGELESMGCLIKTSCRVKSVSSLDGAGYRVLENDGSEETFDSVILGVHAPNALKVLGAEATHQELRILGACQYVQRDIYLHCDQNLMPRNPSAWSAWNFLGTTSRGFSVTYWLNQIQKIESVRPFLVTLNPPGVPDHVLLKWNISLPVPSAAAAKAYLQLDQIQGKRGIWFCGAYQGHGFHEDGLMAGKAAAQGLLGKKCELLLYPKQIIPSWTVAGARLAFARFFMQYISIGNLILVEAGGSVFSFGKACNKCPVKSVVRVHDPLFYWKATTEGEIGLGEAYINGYFSCLDKREGLLNFILILIANRDERRSRGIARKRRWGSPFYVMALLSYAKYVLRHASRKNTATQTRRNISQHYDLSNDFFSLFLDKSMTYSCAVFKMENESLEAAQQRKLSLLIDKAKVEREHHVLDIGSGWGSLAIQVVKQTGCKYTGVTLSEEQLKYAESKVREAGLEDRITFLLCDYRLIPPYKYDAIISCGMIEHVGHEYMDEFFACCESYLAEDGILVLQFISIAEERYEQYRRRPHFVKEYIFPGGCIPSLARVMSAMTTSSRFSIEHVENIGPNYYTTLMHWRDNFMANKDQVLELGFDEKFIRIWEFYLMYSAAGFKSRAVGDYQVVFSRPGNRRLGLP, from the exons ATGAGGGTGGCGGTGGTGGGCGGCGGGGTgagcgggctggcggcggcgcacGAGCTGCTGCTGGccgcgagcggcgggggcggcgtGCGCGTGACCCTGTACGAGGAGGAGGACCGCCTCGGCGGGTGCGCCGCCAGGACGGTGGCCGTCGACGACGGCGCCGGCGGGTGCGTCCACCTCGACCTCGGCTTCATGGCCTTCAACCAG GTAACATATCCCCAGATGATGGAACGGTTAGAAGGGCTCGGGGTGGAGATGGAAAGATCGGACATGTCTTTCTCAGTGAGCACACAATTGAAAGACAGCGGCAGAGGATGTGAGTGGGGCAATGGCAACGGTATCTCGGGCCTCTTGGCACAAAAGACCAACATACTGAAACCCAGTTTTTGGCGCATGGTCCGTGAGATAATCAAGTTCAAGAATGATGCTCTGAC GTACCTGGAGGACCACGAACACAGCCCTGATCTGAACCGTAATGAGACATTGGGGCAGTTCATTCAGTCGCACGGATATTCCCTATCATTTCAAGAGGATTATCTT ATTCCAGTCTGCACAGGCATGTGGTCATGTTCACCACAAGATGTTTTGAGCCTGTCTGCTTTCTTTGTGCTGTCATTTTGCCGAAACAATGACCTTCTTCAG CTGTTTCGTCACACCCAGTTGCCCACTGTCAAGCCTCGTTCACAGTCCTATGTAAACAAG GTAAAAGGAGAATTGGAGAGCATGGGCTGTCTAATTAAAACCAGCTGCCGGGTCAAATCTGTTTCAAGTCTTGATGGAG CTGGCTACAGAGTCTTGGAGAATGATGGTTCAGAGGAAACATTCGACAGTGTCATCCTTGGGGTCCATGCACCTAATGCTCTGAAAGTATTAGGAGCTGAAGCCACACACCAGGAACTGAGAATTCTAGGTGCTTGTCAGTATGTCCAGAG GGATATATACCTCCACTGCGATCAAAATCTGATGCCCCGAAATCCATCGGCATGGAGTGCCTGGAATTTCCTGGGGACAACTAGCAGGGGCTTTTCTGTAACTTACTGGCTAAACCAAATTCAG AAAATCGAATCTGTCAGGCCTTTCCTGGTGACACTCAATCCTCCTGGTGTTCCGGATCATGTACTGCTTAAATGGAATATAAGCCTCCCTGTTCCGTCTGCGGCCGCGGCGAAGGCTTATCTTCAGCTTGATCAGATCCAGGGAAAGAGAGGAATATGGTTCTGTGGGGCATATCAAG GTCATGGATTCCATGAAGACGGATTGATG GCTGGGAAAGCAGCAGCTCAAGGTTTGCTTGGAAAGAAATGCGAGCTTCTGTTGTACCCAAAGCAGatcattccatcatggaccgtggCTGGGGCACGCCTTGCATTTGCAAGATTTTTCATGCAATACATATCCATCGGTAACTTGAT ATTGGTTGAAGCGGGAGGTAGTGTGTTCAGCTTTGGTAAAGCTTGCAACAAATGCCCTGTAAAATCTGTTGTGCGAGTTCATGACCCCTTGTTCTATTGGAAG GCTACAACAGAAGGAGAGATCGGCTTGGGAGAAGCCTATATTAACGGCTATTTCTCTTGTCTTGACAAGAGAGAAGGCCTTCTGAATTTTATCCTG ATTCTCATTGCTAACAGAGATGAGCGTAGGAGCCGCGGCATTGCCAGAAAAAG GCGTTGGGGGTCACCCTTCTATGTAATGGCTCTGTTGTCATATGCTAAATACGTTTTGCGCCACGcctcgaggaagaacaccgcaacACAAACTCGTCGAAACATCTCTCAGCATTATGATCTT AGTAATGATTTCTTCTCGCTTTTTCTGGATAAATCGATGACTTACTCATGCGCAGTTTTCAAG ATGGAGAACGAAAGCTTAGAAGCAGCCCAGCAACGTAAACTGAGCCTTCTAATCGACAAG GCTAAAGTTGAGAGGGAGCATCATGTTCTTGATATCGGTAGCGGCTGGGGAAGTTTAGCAATACAAGTGGTTAAGCAAACTGGCTGCAAATACACTGGAGTTACTTTGTCGGAGGAGCAGCTTAAATACGCCGAGAGTAAAGTAAGAGAAGCTGGCCTAGAG GACCGCATAACTTTTCTCTTGTGTGATTATCGCCTAATACCACCTTACAAGTATGACGCAATCATAAGCTG TGGAATGATTGAACATGTTGGCCATGAATACATGGACGAATTTTTTGCCTGCTGCGAGTCTTACTTGGCTGAAGATGGCATATTGGTCCTCCAG TTCATCTCAATTGCAGAGGAACGGTACGAGCAATACAGAAGAAGGCCACACTTCGTCAAAGAATACATATTCCCTGGCGGTTGCATTCCTTCTTTGGCCCGTGTAATGTCTGCCATGACCACGTCATCAAGGTTCAG CATAGAGCATGTCGAGAATATTGGGCCCAACTACTACACAACTCTGATGCACTGGAGGGACAACTTCATGGCCAACAAAGA TCAAGTTTTGGAACTGGGCTTTGATGAGAAGTTCATCCGTATATGGGAGTTTTACCTCATGTACTCTGCGGCTGGTTTCAAGTCACGGGCAGTTGGAGATTACCAG GTTGTTTTCTCTCGTCCAGGCAACCGTCGGCTAGGCCTGCCTTGA
- the LOC123047300 gene encoding uncharacterized protein isoform X1, with product MRVAVVGGGVSGLAAAHELLLAASGGGGVRVTLYEEEDRLGGCAARTVAVDDGAGGCVHLDLGFMAFNQVTYPQMMERLEGLGVEMERSDMSFSVSTQLKDSGRGCEWGNGNGISGLLAQKTNILKPSFWRMVREIIKFKNDALTYLEDHEHSPDLNRNETLGQFIQSHGYSLSFQEDYLIPVCTGMWSCSPQDVLSLSAFFVLSFCRNNDLLQLFRHTQLPTVKPRSQSYVNKVKGELESMGCLIKTSCRVKSVSSLDGAAGYRVLENDGSEETFDSVILGVHAPNALKVLGAEATHQELRILGACQYVQRDIYLHCDQNLMPRNPSAWSAWNFLGTTSRGFSVTYWLNQIQKIESVRPFLVTLNPPGVPDHVLLKWNISLPVPSAAAAKAYLQLDQIQGKRGIWFCGAYQGHGFHEDGLMAGKAAAQGLLGKKCELLLYPKQIIPSWTVAGARLAFARFFMQYISIGNLILVEAGGSVFSFGKACNKCPVKSVVRVHDPLFYWKATTEGEIGLGEAYINGYFSCLDKREGLLNFILILIANRDERRSRGIARKRRWGSPFYVMALLSYAKYVLRHASRKNTATQTRRNISQHYDLSNDFFSLFLDKSMTYSCAVFKMENESLEAAQQRKLSLLIDKAKVEREHHVLDIGSGWGSLAIQVVKQTGCKYTGVTLSEEQLKYAESKVREAGLEDRITFLLCDYRLIPPYKYDAIISCGMIEHVGHEYMDEFFACCESYLAEDGILVLQFISIAEERYEQYRRRPHFVKEYIFPGGCIPSLARVMSAMTTSSRFSIEHVENIGPNYYTTLMHWRDNFMANKDQVLELGFDEKFIRIWEFYLMYSAAGFKSRAVGDYQVVFSRPGNRRLGLP from the exons ATGAGGGTGGCGGTGGTGGGCGGCGGGGTgagcgggctggcggcggcgcacGAGCTGCTGCTGGccgcgagcggcgggggcggcgtGCGCGTGACCCTGTACGAGGAGGAGGACCGCCTCGGCGGGTGCGCCGCCAGGACGGTGGCCGTCGACGACGGCGCCGGCGGGTGCGTCCACCTCGACCTCGGCTTCATGGCCTTCAACCAG GTAACATATCCCCAGATGATGGAACGGTTAGAAGGGCTCGGGGTGGAGATGGAAAGATCGGACATGTCTTTCTCAGTGAGCACACAATTGAAAGACAGCGGCAGAGGATGTGAGTGGGGCAATGGCAACGGTATCTCGGGCCTCTTGGCACAAAAGACCAACATACTGAAACCCAGTTTTTGGCGCATGGTCCGTGAGATAATCAAGTTCAAGAATGATGCTCTGAC GTACCTGGAGGACCACGAACACAGCCCTGATCTGAACCGTAATGAGACATTGGGGCAGTTCATTCAGTCGCACGGATATTCCCTATCATTTCAAGAGGATTATCTT ATTCCAGTCTGCACAGGCATGTGGTCATGTTCACCACAAGATGTTTTGAGCCTGTCTGCTTTCTTTGTGCTGTCATTTTGCCGAAACAATGACCTTCTTCAG CTGTTTCGTCACACCCAGTTGCCCACTGTCAAGCCTCGTTCACAGTCCTATGTAAACAAG GTAAAAGGAGAATTGGAGAGCATGGGCTGTCTAATTAAAACCAGCTGCCGGGTCAAATCTGTTTCAAGTCTTGATGGAG CAGCTGGCTACAGAGTCTTGGAGAATGATGGTTCAGAGGAAACATTCGACAGTGTCATCCTTGGGGTCCATGCACCTAATGCTCTGAAAGTATTAGGAGCTGAAGCCACACACCAGGAACTGAGAATTCTAGGTGCTTGTCAGTATGTCCAGAG GGATATATACCTCCACTGCGATCAAAATCTGATGCCCCGAAATCCATCGGCATGGAGTGCCTGGAATTTCCTGGGGACAACTAGCAGGGGCTTTTCTGTAACTTACTGGCTAAACCAAATTCAG AAAATCGAATCTGTCAGGCCTTTCCTGGTGACACTCAATCCTCCTGGTGTTCCGGATCATGTACTGCTTAAATGGAATATAAGCCTCCCTGTTCCGTCTGCGGCCGCGGCGAAGGCTTATCTTCAGCTTGATCAGATCCAGGGAAAGAGAGGAATATGGTTCTGTGGGGCATATCAAG GTCATGGATTCCATGAAGACGGATTGATG GCTGGGAAAGCAGCAGCTCAAGGTTTGCTTGGAAAGAAATGCGAGCTTCTGTTGTACCCAAAGCAGatcattccatcatggaccgtggCTGGGGCACGCCTTGCATTTGCAAGATTTTTCATGCAATACATATCCATCGGTAACTTGAT ATTGGTTGAAGCGGGAGGTAGTGTGTTCAGCTTTGGTAAAGCTTGCAACAAATGCCCTGTAAAATCTGTTGTGCGAGTTCATGACCCCTTGTTCTATTGGAAG GCTACAACAGAAGGAGAGATCGGCTTGGGAGAAGCCTATATTAACGGCTATTTCTCTTGTCTTGACAAGAGAGAAGGCCTTCTGAATTTTATCCTG ATTCTCATTGCTAACAGAGATGAGCGTAGGAGCCGCGGCATTGCCAGAAAAAG GCGTTGGGGGTCACCCTTCTATGTAATGGCTCTGTTGTCATATGCTAAATACGTTTTGCGCCACGcctcgaggaagaacaccgcaacACAAACTCGTCGAAACATCTCTCAGCATTATGATCTT AGTAATGATTTCTTCTCGCTTTTTCTGGATAAATCGATGACTTACTCATGCGCAGTTTTCAAG ATGGAGAACGAAAGCTTAGAAGCAGCCCAGCAACGTAAACTGAGCCTTCTAATCGACAAG GCTAAAGTTGAGAGGGAGCATCATGTTCTTGATATCGGTAGCGGCTGGGGAAGTTTAGCAATACAAGTGGTTAAGCAAACTGGCTGCAAATACACTGGAGTTACTTTGTCGGAGGAGCAGCTTAAATACGCCGAGAGTAAAGTAAGAGAAGCTGGCCTAGAG GACCGCATAACTTTTCTCTTGTGTGATTATCGCCTAATACCACCTTACAAGTATGACGCAATCATAAGCTG TGGAATGATTGAACATGTTGGCCATGAATACATGGACGAATTTTTTGCCTGCTGCGAGTCTTACTTGGCTGAAGATGGCATATTGGTCCTCCAG TTCATCTCAATTGCAGAGGAACGGTACGAGCAATACAGAAGAAGGCCACACTTCGTCAAAGAATACATATTCCCTGGCGGTTGCATTCCTTCTTTGGCCCGTGTAATGTCTGCCATGACCACGTCATCAAGGTTCAG CATAGAGCATGTCGAGAATATTGGGCCCAACTACTACACAACTCTGATGCACTGGAGGGACAACTTCATGGCCAACAAAGA TCAAGTTTTGGAACTGGGCTTTGATGAGAAGTTCATCCGTATATGGGAGTTTTACCTCATGTACTCTGCGGCTGGTTTCAAGTCACGGGCAGTTGGAGATTACCAG GTTGTTTTCTCTCGTCCAGGCAACCGTCGGCTAGGCCTGCCTTGA
- the LOC123047300 gene encoding uncharacterized protein isoform X3 yields MMERLEGLGVEMERSDMSFSVSTQLKDSGRGCEWGNGNGISGLLAQKTNILKPSFWRMVREIIKFKNDALTYLEDHEHSPDLNRNETLGQFIQSHGYSLSFQEDYLIPVCTGMWSCSPQDVLSLSAFFVLSFCRNNDLLQLFRHTQLPTVKPRSQSYVNKVKGELESMGCLIKTSCRVKSVSSLDGAAGYRVLENDGSEETFDSVILGVHAPNALKVLGAEATHQELRILGACQYVQRDIYLHCDQNLMPRNPSAWSAWNFLGTTSRGFSVTYWLNQIQKIESVRPFLVTLNPPGVPDHVLLKWNISLPVPSAAAAKAYLQLDQIQGKRGIWFCGAYQGHGFHEDGLMAGKAAAQGLLGKKCELLLYPKQIIPSWTVAGARLAFARFFMQYISIGNLILVEAGGSVFSFGKACNKCPVKSVVRVHDPLFYWKATTEGEIGLGEAYINGYFSCLDKREGLLNFILILIANRDERRSRGIARKRRWGSPFYVMALLSYAKYVLRHASRKNTATQTRRNISQHYDLSNDFFSLFLDKSMTYSCAVFKMENESLEAAQQRKLSLLIDKAKVEREHHVLDIGSGWGSLAIQVVKQTGCKYTGVTLSEEQLKYAESKVREAGLEDRITFLLCDYRLIPPYKYDAIISCGMIEHVGHEYMDEFFACCESYLAEDGILVLQFISIAEERYEQYRRRPHFVKEYIFPGGCIPSLARVMSAMTTSSRFSIEHVENIGPNYYTTLMHWRDNFMANKDQVLELGFDEKFIRIWEFYLMYSAAGFKSRAVGDYQVVFSRPGNRRLGLP; encoded by the exons ATGATGGAACGGTTAGAAGGGCTCGGGGTGGAGATGGAAAGATCGGACATGTCTTTCTCAGTGAGCACACAATTGAAAGACAGCGGCAGAGGATGTGAGTGGGGCAATGGCAACGGTATCTCGGGCCTCTTGGCACAAAAGACCAACATACTGAAACCCAGTTTTTGGCGCATGGTCCGTGAGATAATCAAGTTCAAGAATGATGCTCTGAC GTACCTGGAGGACCACGAACACAGCCCTGATCTGAACCGTAATGAGACATTGGGGCAGTTCATTCAGTCGCACGGATATTCCCTATCATTTCAAGAGGATTATCTT ATTCCAGTCTGCACAGGCATGTGGTCATGTTCACCACAAGATGTTTTGAGCCTGTCTGCTTTCTTTGTGCTGTCATTTTGCCGAAACAATGACCTTCTTCAG CTGTTTCGTCACACCCAGTTGCCCACTGTCAAGCCTCGTTCACAGTCCTATGTAAACAAG GTAAAAGGAGAATTGGAGAGCATGGGCTGTCTAATTAAAACCAGCTGCCGGGTCAAATCTGTTTCAAGTCTTGATGGAG CAGCTGGCTACAGAGTCTTGGAGAATGATGGTTCAGAGGAAACATTCGACAGTGTCATCCTTGGGGTCCATGCACCTAATGCTCTGAAAGTATTAGGAGCTGAAGCCACACACCAGGAACTGAGAATTCTAGGTGCTTGTCAGTATGTCCAGAG GGATATATACCTCCACTGCGATCAAAATCTGATGCCCCGAAATCCATCGGCATGGAGTGCCTGGAATTTCCTGGGGACAACTAGCAGGGGCTTTTCTGTAACTTACTGGCTAAACCAAATTCAG AAAATCGAATCTGTCAGGCCTTTCCTGGTGACACTCAATCCTCCTGGTGTTCCGGATCATGTACTGCTTAAATGGAATATAAGCCTCCCTGTTCCGTCTGCGGCCGCGGCGAAGGCTTATCTTCAGCTTGATCAGATCCAGGGAAAGAGAGGAATATGGTTCTGTGGGGCATATCAAG GTCATGGATTCCATGAAGACGGATTGATG GCTGGGAAAGCAGCAGCTCAAGGTTTGCTTGGAAAGAAATGCGAGCTTCTGTTGTACCCAAAGCAGatcattccatcatggaccgtggCTGGGGCACGCCTTGCATTTGCAAGATTTTTCATGCAATACATATCCATCGGTAACTTGAT ATTGGTTGAAGCGGGAGGTAGTGTGTTCAGCTTTGGTAAAGCTTGCAACAAATGCCCTGTAAAATCTGTTGTGCGAGTTCATGACCCCTTGTTCTATTGGAAG GCTACAACAGAAGGAGAGATCGGCTTGGGAGAAGCCTATATTAACGGCTATTTCTCTTGTCTTGACAAGAGAGAAGGCCTTCTGAATTTTATCCTG ATTCTCATTGCTAACAGAGATGAGCGTAGGAGCCGCGGCATTGCCAGAAAAAG GCGTTGGGGGTCACCCTTCTATGTAATGGCTCTGTTGTCATATGCTAAATACGTTTTGCGCCACGcctcgaggaagaacaccgcaacACAAACTCGTCGAAACATCTCTCAGCATTATGATCTT AGTAATGATTTCTTCTCGCTTTTTCTGGATAAATCGATGACTTACTCATGCGCAGTTTTCAAG ATGGAGAACGAAAGCTTAGAAGCAGCCCAGCAACGTAAACTGAGCCTTCTAATCGACAAG GCTAAAGTTGAGAGGGAGCATCATGTTCTTGATATCGGTAGCGGCTGGGGAAGTTTAGCAATACAAGTGGTTAAGCAAACTGGCTGCAAATACACTGGAGTTACTTTGTCGGAGGAGCAGCTTAAATACGCCGAGAGTAAAGTAAGAGAAGCTGGCCTAGAG GACCGCATAACTTTTCTCTTGTGTGATTATCGCCTAATACCACCTTACAAGTATGACGCAATCATAAGCTG TGGAATGATTGAACATGTTGGCCATGAATACATGGACGAATTTTTTGCCTGCTGCGAGTCTTACTTGGCTGAAGATGGCATATTGGTCCTCCAG TTCATCTCAATTGCAGAGGAACGGTACGAGCAATACAGAAGAAGGCCACACTTCGTCAAAGAATACATATTCCCTGGCGGTTGCATTCCTTCTTTGGCCCGTGTAATGTCTGCCATGACCACGTCATCAAGGTTCAG CATAGAGCATGTCGAGAATATTGGGCCCAACTACTACACAACTCTGATGCACTGGAGGGACAACTTCATGGCCAACAAAGA TCAAGTTTTGGAACTGGGCTTTGATGAGAAGTTCATCCGTATATGGGAGTTTTACCTCATGTACTCTGCGGCTGGTTTCAAGTCACGGGCAGTTGGAGATTACCAG GTTGTTTTCTCTCGTCCAGGCAACCGTCGGCTAGGCCTGCCTTGA